A window of the Synergistaceae bacterium genome harbors these coding sequences:
- the kdsB gene encoding 3-deoxy-manno-octulosonate cytidylyltransferase gives MNTKILGIIPARYKSTRFPGKPLADICGKSMIQRVYERAKMSKSLFDVIIATDDERIYNCAKNFGANAIMTDSDLPNGTARCEQAAKFYNQEIDSVINIQGDEPLLDPVMIDEIAELLINSECSTLCRELNDESEYINPNVVKVVMNLKGEALYFSRSLIPFMRNKINLPVYQHIGIYGYKINFLRKYVSLPVTPLSEAESLEQLKILEHGYKISVKVTSSKSQNVGVDTPEDLQRVRDIINAGN, from the coding sequence ATGAACACGAAAATTTTAGGAATAATTCCCGCCCGCTATAAATCTACTAGATTCCCGGGTAAGCCCCTCGCCGATATTTGCGGGAAGAGCATGATTCAGAGAGTTTATGAGCGAGCAAAAATGTCTAAATCTTTATTTGATGTAATAATAGCAACTGATGACGAGAGAATTTATAATTGCGCAAAGAATTTCGGGGCAAATGCAATAATGACGGATTCAGATTTGCCGAACGGGACGGCGAGATGTGAACAGGCAGCAAAATTTTATAATCAAGAAATCGACTCAGTAATTAATATTCAGGGTGATGAGCCTTTACTTGATCCGGTTATGATTGACGAGATTGCAGAATTATTAATAAATAGTGAGTGCTCTACTTTGTGCCGTGAACTCAATGACGAGAGCGAATATATTAATCCAAATGTTGTAAAAGTTGTCATGAATCTAAAAGGGGAAGCGTTATATTTTTCTCGTTCGTTAATACCATTTATGCGCAATAAAATAAATTTGCCGGTTTATCAGCATATAGGGATTTACGGCTATAAAATAAATTTCCTGCGAAAATATGTGAGTCTTCCTGTTACTCCGTTAAGTGAAGCAGAATCACTCGAACAGCTAAAAATTTTAGAACATGGCTATAAAATCAGCGTGAAAGTTACAAGCTCAAAGAGTCAAAATGTCGGAGTCGATACCCCCGAAGATTTACAGAGAGTGAGAGATATTATCAATGCAGGGAATTAA